In Papaver somniferum cultivar HN1 chromosome 9, ASM357369v1, whole genome shotgun sequence, the genomic stretch CTGTTTTCCCAGGAATCATAAGTGCTATCTTTTGCCATCGATCAGGTGTGTCTTTATCGTATTGTGCTAATGCATTCTCAAATCTCTTGTTCTCTTCTTGTGTCCATCTAGTACTCTTATTATTACTatggttgttgttgctgttgttgttttcTTCAAGTAACCAATTTGAGACTGGTAGATAAGACTGTGGTGATAGTATTTCCATTCCCCACTTCATCATGAGGCTAAGAGAGAGTAGTGAATTTTTAACAAGAGGAAATCGAGATTAAATTGAGAAGCATTTGAAGAGAATCAGAATAGCTTTTTTCATACAAGCATTTTTCAGTTGAAGAATCTTTttcaactttaaaaaaaaaatccgttaCAAACCTTTGAATAGAAATATAACAGATCTTTTCTCTGTTTCACAATACAAGTTATCAGATCTGAAAACCAACAGAAAGATTGGAATCAATCAGAAGAACCCGAGTTGCAATTTCCAGAAATAGAGTAGAAATGATTGAGAAATTTCCTCTTTTTAAAGTTCCAACATAGAAGAAACAGAACACACAGGGTGAGTAAATATGAGACACTGAAAAGGGAAGAAAACCCAAAGAAGAAAGCTGAGAAGAGAAAACAGTGAGAATCTCTTTAGAATCAAAGGGTGAGTTAAAGAAAGTGGGAAAGAAAGAAAGaccctttcttttctttctttgcttTCTTCCTTGAGActtacaacaacaacagtaagCAGCAAACTTGAAGAAATGaatcaaaatttttttttgcctcttctcctcctccttgtaGTGAGATCTCACTGCAGCAGAGTAGAGAGGGAGAGAGGGGGGAGCCAAAGGTTTAGTTGTGACTGGATGATATAGGAGGGTACTGCCCACAAACTAAAAGTAAAAGTTCCTTTCTTTCTTGCTCTCTTGCTCTCTCTCTCTAATTATAACTGGAAGTAGGAATAGGAACCcccttctctctctctctggtctGTACAACAATATTTCtttttagaaaaacaaaactaaccaactcagaaaaaaataaattaaagttGAGATATTTTTTCTTGTGATTTTCTAGTTTTGAATGATGAATTTCTTTCCTGATTTTGACAGTGTGTTTGTGGGTGGACAAATTTATGACGAGTCATAAGGTGTGTAATCTTAATTACATGTCTTATTTACAATCATAATTATTCTATTATGGACTTGATAAATATTTGTTAGTTTTATGAGTATCGAAGTTAGAAGAAGGGGTTGATTGTCTGTCAATTTTACCGTTCTACTGTTTATATATCAAAAGCTTGGTTAGAGTCGTTACACGTTTAAAATTTAAATATTCGGATAATCTGAGTTGACTGGCGATTAGTTTCTGCTGTCGTCAAGTTAAAACTTGCAAGTTTTATGATTAATAGACCTGTTTTATTTTTCTCAAATAATAggatttaattttgttttatggGATATTACAAGGAGAATTAAAAAAagggtttttattttctttgataattAATAATTATTAGGCTATTAATAAGAATGCTAGTATCTTTTTCTAAGCTTTTAATGATAGGTTGTACTTTTTTCTTCACAAATGTAGGTCAATTAGAAACATTTAATTAAGGTCATTGATACATAGTACACCCTGATTTGATAACTTAAtctaaaaattaattaatttaaaCATCTCTTTCAAGAAAATGTTTTTGTCTCTTTATGAATTTTTAGCTCACTCACCTCTTCAGTTAAAAGTGTGTTTGTCCTGTTTGATAGTAATAGTACTAACCTATTTAGCTTCAGTATATTCTCTCATCTTAGAAACCGGATTTAACCTCAACCGGTTTATAGTAAGGGTTTGATCAAGAGATTGAGTGAAATTAAGGGTCTCACTGAAAATTTGCTTGCAGAGAAGTATATATTTTATAAGGATCCGTTTATTTCATCGTCAATACCAGGGTTTATATAGGTAGTTCAGGATTAGTAATTATCAAATAAGATATCCACACGTATTGAGAACATGTCTGACATTTGAACTTTGACCTACTTGAATACAGTGGAATTGTACACCCTGTTTTAGGGTTAAAACTTCCTTCCAATCTGGGGGAGCCCAAAAATGGGAATGGCTTGAGACATCAATTGTCTGTCACATTGCACATGTTTGTGGTTCATTGGTTGCAGTAGTAAAGTGAAGATTGGCTAAAGCCAACTTGAACttttaaaccaattttttttcaacTGGTCTAGATACAACGAAGTTTGCACTTCAACCTATCCCGAAACAGAATCGATCCGATAATACTCTGCTTATTTAGCATCGGGATAGGTGCATGTAGAAATGAGACCCACCACTTGTATTTGTGTGTGGAGTTTTTGGTGGAAGGCCTGAAATCAATTtaaatttattctttttttcctTGTAAAGAATGTGAAGTGTGCCTTGCTTGCTCACTGGTGGCATTACAAAATACGTTAAAATTTGAGCACAAGATGGATCAAAATACAAGCCGACACGATATGGTAATTTCTTTGTATTGTATTATGTTTGTGCCAGATTAATGGACGTACTAGAATTTTACATCACGTAAAAGCAAAGCATAACACTGAACGCGACATATAAAAAATCACAATGTAATATGGGTAAAACACATCAAAATATAGTATAAAACACGAACTGCACTATAATTTACACGTAAAATAATTATTCCGACAAATTTTTGGTCAAGTTATTTTACTTATTTTGCTAGCTTATGACAtaatatataaatttattaaataataaatgggactattaaaaaaatatttaaatgaATTCTTAAAAATATAAATGGATGTTGTGAATATGGGATTTCTAACGTTAATTTGATAGTGAGATAATCAATAGTGTAACTATTATGATACAAAACCAGGCGTATACTTATTTTTAAGAATAAAATTTTGTAAAAAAGTCCTTATAATATTGTACGTAAAACTTTGATTAAGTTTATTATAATTATCTCAAATATCCTTAAACACTTGAACAACCATGAATTTAAAGTtaatgttattattattttttttaaaaaggctTAAAAGTTAAAACCCAAAGGTTATTTTAAAGTTTAGACTCTGGATGAAGTTTACAACCTACAAGCACAAGTTattagaaaaagaagaaaaaaaaacctccaCTGCGATGCTGATGAGATTCGAACTCAGCTTTAGTATGACCATCCAACGACTTTCTCATTGTACCGTAATGAAATTTACAAAATCTTGACAAGAATATTAACTATGACCAATTTGAAAAGTGAAAAAATCAGGGAAAAACTTTTACATAACGTAGATTTGAGGTTTGTATAATATAGAATTAAAGGTGACCAACATTAACACTAACTTTGAGGGgtagtttagagaaaattaaaaaaaaacaaaaattcgcCACCACCATAAAACAATTAAGGGGGAACAAATCTAACATTAATGACACTCCCAAGTGCTAAGATGTTAAATAATTAGTAGTTGTATAGTACATACTACatagaaagaaaatttggttCTTTCTTTGATAAGTACTTAGAGCTAGATTATAAGCACATCTATTAGGCAGAAATACCTAATATCAATTAATTAACTACTCAAACTAGTTCTAATTAATTGGGATTAATAGCTCAAGTTGTACTATTACTATAAGTTGTTGTTTTCTCACTTGTAATCCCACATTGGGATTATAGGTTAACAAATTAGTTTAACTAAGATGACGTTGATAATCACTTTGGGTTTGGGTCTTGGTTCCCTTTTTTTGAAAGAGAAACTTTGGGTCTTGGTTTTGATGTaggttaaccttttttttttttttgtaatctatttatttatttatgtattTTGGGTTTCGAAGTTGGTATTTTTTGTCTCACACTCTTCATTTTAATATGTATCTTTTTCTAAGTCATTATTTTCTTACAACCAATAAGTACATTATAAAATATTGGGTTTTTGTTTGCTTTATTATATTATTTAGATAAAAAATCAGTAAAAAGAAAATATGTTGGCTTTATGATCCAATGAGATCTCTCATTGAGAAGTTGGCTCTGACTATTAGACAGGAAAAATATTAGAATATATTATATTAGGGCCTAAAAAAATTGGCAGAAGACCTACTGGTCCTTCTCTATgctattaatttttatttagttatttgaattttttggcttttgatttttatattttaAGAGCTTTTACATATCCGAGGGTACGTTTGGATCCTAATATAGTCGTGTTTCAACCAATGTAGAAAATTTCGGATCTTGGTGTTGTCCCGGCCAAAACCCAGAAAACTATATCCCGAAAAGATTTTCATTGAAATCTTGAAGTTCTTATTTTCACATAAATCAAGCATTTGCACACTTTACCTATGTTTAACAAAACATGCTAATTTTTCGAAAaagtaaagagaaaaaaatattgagTTTCTTAGAACTAGATTTGATTTTTATTACTAACGTTTTCGTATGTTAAACTTATCTCGGCTGCAACTCGGTGGAATCTTGCAAGTTTTTCGGTCAAATCTCGTCTCACTGAGATTAAGGGCTTGTCTCTCGGCAAGTTTCTCGATCAAATCTCGTCGCGTATATCGGCTCGACCATGGAACGATACCGAGATTGACTACATTGTGTCTTGTCTTGAGACTTTGGTTCAACTAATGTGATTGGGTTAAGTGGCTCATTCTCATAGTTGATAAGTTTGTTATGTATTATATGCAAAAGTTACCGTATTAATCGGACCAGGTAACATGGTCGTATCACTATAACCTCAAATCAGTTATGTGAATTTTATGAGTCCGTCGTAATATAGTTAATCTCGATCGAGATCTAGCTGAGACGAATCACTCAATCTCGGCGAAACGAGATCTAGCCGAGACGACTAAGATTTAGCAGAGGCGCCCAAGATCTCATTGAGATGAGTTCACGGGTCGAGGGGTAATATGAAAATCTTATTATAGAAAATCAAATTAGTCCAAAAATATTCggttttctttatgttgtgtgAAATTGTGAATCACATTACGACGGGGGAATTCAAATTAGTCTATTTCCTCAATATCTTCATCAACTACTTGCTTAACTGGTATAAAATTTGGAAACAAAGACTATGAGAATGTCGCTAGATAAAGCTGTCAAGGTGTCCCTGACCCGACCAAGATGAAATCGATATCTTAGATTCACTATATTAGCCTGCCAAATAATTTACCAGTCATACGAAAACACAAATTGTTTGGTCACTTAATTATCCCCATCTTAGTTTAAACCTAACCGAGTCAAGCTTTTCCAAACCACCCAACTAGTTTAAACCTAACTAGTTGGGATATTAGTTAGTTTAAACCTAACTAGTTGGGATATTAGTTTCATCCCAACTTTTCCAATAGTTTTACAAATATTGCTAATCATGAAGgcattcaaaccctagttatataCTAGCTAGATTGGACACCAAACCACCGAACTGTATGTTTATTATTGGTTGGATTATACATATACCTACTTcatttaaattataaaattgtagGCAAGCCAAACAATATTGTATTAAAAAATCTTTTTGTATTATTCAACCTGTGCCGAACTTGTATaagtaaaacgaattatacacattACGGATTATGCCGAACTATGAATCACTGGCAAAATTTAACCTTTATTATCAATAGGTGTTGATAAGGGCTTCATTGTTGTGATTTGGTCGATGATTTTCATTTTCTTCGCTATCATTACTGTGTAATGTATTTCTATTGCTCTTGCTTATTCTAGTTATTAACATTTATCTTTGCAACGATGTGGAGCTTGTTACCACGGACGGAATAATTTGGATGGCTATCGAACGACTCTAAAAATGGGAAGTTCTGGTTCTAATAAATTTGCCCTaaaaaaaagaaagtaaataatgGTTTTTGACCAATTTCCAAATTACCAACCAAACAAGCCTTTGGATGCCAAATCTCTGCCTTCTAAATCCGACTCTTCAAGTTGAGAAAGGGGGGGGCAGTCTCTCTTCCTCTCGTGTTGTTAGAAATGATGAGAGAGAgatattattaaaataaaataataaaacttggTTGGCAATGGCAGGAATCCTATTGTTCTCCATAAATAGAAAGATTCTTTCTTTCCTCTTTAAGTTATTAAATATTCGTTTTCTCCCCTTTCTTTTTCCCAAAAGTCAAGAAGTCGGACACTTCTTTTGCAACTAGAGAAGAGAAATTAGGGCACCGCACCGTAACCCGTGTGGACCAACTCATGTGCACGCGTGCAACTTGGTGGGAGGCTGTTGTCACGAGTGACCCTAAAACTGATTAACTATTTAAGAAATACAATGTCTCTTGATTAATATCGATAATCATAATCAAAGCCGGTGTTAGAAAACTAAGCTCAAACCATTTGACAATGTAGAACGAGATAGAGTGGAATCGACCGTCCGAATCAGCAGAGGAGGAAGGAACAGTGTTACGTTGAATCAACTTTCTTTCTAGGCTGTTAGATGCGGGTCCCTCCAGTTCACAACGTGGGGGCCAACAGTTTTCCAAGTTTTTGTAGTGTCAAACCAAGGGAACAACAAATCTCGGTGGATCAGTGTGAGTGCATGCATTTCATTTAGTGGATCTCTTTAATTTTTTTCCAAGTTATTAATCGAAAAATTCTTTTCTTTCCCAACACCAACTATAATATAACTACCATTCTTGAGAAGAGAAAACTATTCTAAACCCAATCTTGTAGAAGATGCAATTTAAAGAATTATGGTATGTGATTCGAGTGAATAATAATCTTTTTATCCAAATAAAATAgggcttagagcgtccacagtggacgactaaacccaaatatttgattCAGTGGacaggcgtagtgggacggactatcgatcaaattttgatcaaagactaaaatccagATTAAATTTGATCgccgaccaagaccaaacccaaatatagtcagGCGTTGATATAATCCCGCCTACacaacgggcgttgatataatctttgCCATTCATCGCGCGTTCGTATAGTTAACGCCTGACTTCCAAGCAGggataaagttaacgcctgaatggggcgttgatatagtgtGCGCTCAAATTCCAGGCGTTGGTAAAGTTAACAACTTGCTAATGCTTTATCATTCAACCCAGCTAACTTACCCTTTTAACATCTGTTGTTATTAACCCACTAAAACATGACACCTCCCtaattaactatataaacgcccaaCATTCGGGCGTAATCTCTATAAACGCCCCATTTCAGGTGTTATCTTTAGCAACGCCTAAttccaggcgtaatctttatcaacACTTGACGATCAAAcaaactttatatcaacgcgcgaccaaatttactttCCCCCGTTACGCCACACgacagactaaacccaaattttgtcttttttttttagtctttggtctttggttatactcgcaccactgcagttgctcttacacGACCAAATTGTTCATTCTCATGCAAATTCAACCTTAAACATTTGTATCTTAAAAGGTATAAGTATGGTATAGTGGTAAAGTTGTTGGATAATGATATATATCATTTCATCTCAAATGTGAATGAAATGAATGAGCACAAATTTCATTTTCTTGAAGTCTACACGAGAAGTAGTGGTGGGGGCGAGGCACGTATAGAACAGTACCTTAATCAGATCGTGGTGATGCCCCCACACACTTAATGTCTTACTAATAGAAATCATTAAACAACATTAGAAACCTCAAAAAGTAGCAAGGGCGGGGTTTCGCTTTGGTGATGGGGGTATTAATTAGAAGAAGGTGTCTAATCAGAATTTAAATCCTTGTATTAATAATGAGTTTTAGTGGTAGTAGGCTTTTGGTGAAAGCAACAAAACAATGGCAATCACAATTCAAAAGAATCTTTTCTTGACGAGTAAAACCTCcattaaacaaaaacaaaacacacaTAATTGATTCAAACTTTTAGATGAGACGTCCGCATCGGCCCGACTCCTCATGTTCCAGCCTTGCAGCCAACACCAACTCTTGTTCGTACACCAACATACACTTTGGAAATGCCGTCGCAATCCGAAAGCCATTGACTCGGCATTCTTTTCTATCTCGCAACCATAGGATTTCATTTTCACCGATTCTTATTATTATGGGATTTCATTTTCACACCCATTTTGGCATCCATATCAGTTCCAGtccaatcagagaaaaatgagatAGCGCTGCTGAAATCCAACAGCCCACAGACACACACACACCCTGGCCTTGGTAGATTGTGTTTTCGACAAATGAATGATGATGACTCCAAAAGAGATGTCGAAACGTGGCACTACTCGAGTGTTGCTTTCATTGTCCATGACTCCCAAGACGTGTCCGCTTATTATTTGCCGCCAACGTAAGAGAATAAAAAATGACAAGAATATAAAACAAGATCTCATTGCACAGACAGTACAGCCAATTgcgttaataaaaaaaaaatcatgctcGGAGTTGCATAGTAAACCatgtaaaagaaacaaacaaacaaacaattaATTGGGCTTCCATAAATATGCCTCTCCTGCCACTTGGGAATCTGACAAACACAACCCATGATGCTAAAACACTACTAGGCTATGGATCTCTCTTCATCAAATTGTAGTAATGCAGAGAGAGTCAGATAATAGATGCAGGTCATGGCAATTGATGGGTCCACTGCTGCCATCAAATGGATGCCTAGTATTGGAaaaaacaacaatcaaaacaagagcATGCAATGAATTATTGTTCCAACCAAGAAGAATGATGGACACAACTTGCTACAAACAATTGTACTGAGAGTCAAGTTTCTGTTACCCACAAAAACATATGATAATGGACAAAGAAACTTGCAAAATTGTGGTGTTTTCCCGACTTTTGTGGGAGAGTAATTTGTAGATAAGGTATAAGGTATGGCAAAAGATTGTCTCAAGGTCTCCCATTTTTTTCCGTTGATGGTCTAGGGTCGAAAACTGCAAGTATGAATTCAAAGTCTACCAGTTGGCCTAAACAGCTAGCCGTTAGTAACTAGCTAATTATGTTAACAACAACTAATTATCTTAGGTCATTTTCCATTAAGATATAATTATTcgtaaaaaataatctaaaatattAGTACCATTACTAAAACATATCATTCCGATACTGGACAAGGAAATTACAACACTTCAAAGCCGTAAGTATAGCCGATTCAACATGAATTATGATCTActatttgtttttttgttgttgttttttttgtttatgcAACCAATCCAACCAGGGCCGTCTTACAGTATTTGGGTACCTTAGGCGACAAATAAAAATTGGGCCTTTTTTAGACTACTGAATAACCGATGCATTACACAAAAATATTTACCTGATAGCATAAAAGACATACCTGATAACACATGATGATATGAGTATAATATTACCAAACATTTATCATTTTGTTCAAGAAGATACAATACTAGTAATGGACGTAAAGATCGACCTTTTCGCATTTACGGATGCGAACTCATTTATAATACTATCATAGTCAATACTACTTAGCATATCTGCTTCAATGGATAACATCGCTAGTCCGTTTAATCTTTCTTGAGACATCGTTGATCGAAGGTAGGATTTGATCAACTTTAACTTCGAAAAACTTCTTTCTGCAGATGCAACTGTAACAGGGATTGTCAATAAAATTCTATATGAAATAGACGCATTTGAATAGAAGCCACCCATATTTGTTAAGAAACTCAACACGTCAATAGCCTTTTTTGTTTCGTTAGGCAAAAAACTTCGCAAAACCTTCAACTCCGTATATAACTCATCCCCATTGATATCGAATTCCATTTCATAGCTTAGGTACTTTTCAAGTTTCACACAAGAATTCCGTAAGGTACTATCATCAAGAGACCTTAATTTTTCTATATTAAACAAAAATCCATAAGTTTCCTCGTATGCTTGAAATTGTTTAAACCTACGTTTGAGAGAAGAAATAACCTGGTCCATTATAAAAATGAAGTATTCAATTCGGAAGGATTCCATACCTTGCAGCTCTATTAAGGCATCTCGTATTTCGGGAGCTTGAAATCGGATTGCTTTGATAGCTTCTATATGACTCTCCCACCGAGTATCTGATAATGGTTTAACCGTAAGACCTTTTACATGTTTCTTAAACACCGTCCAACGTTTTGTAGATCCTGAGAAGAAGTTATATATATGTTGCACCACTTGGAAAAAGGAGACTGCTCTAGGACATGAACTGGCCATATCACAAAGTGCAAGGTTAAGACTATGACAAGCACATGGCATATAAAAAGCTCGAGGATTTACCTTTAGTAGTCTCTTTTGCACCCCTTTATTCTTTCCGGTCATATTAGCTCCATTATCGTACCCTTGCCCTCTAACATTACAATTTTATCTTTCACATGACGTGCCAACAATGCGATTAATTCATTTTGGATTGAAGGACCAAGATAATGATGATAAACTTCATGGTTTTTAATACGTCGAAGATGTTCTTGCATTACCAAATCGAACTCGGCAATCATATCAAAATTCTAAATTTCTAATTAACAACACAATTCAAGATAAATTCATGTCAAAATTCTAATTAACGCCTAAACCCACGATTGTTAACTGTTGGTTGTTCCTTAACCTCCTTTTTACAATCAAAATTTATAAATACCCCAAATTTTGGTTCACAACTCTCAAACCCTAACAAAATTACTCAATCATTAATCATTCAAAATTCTAAATTTGCAAGAGTA encodes the following:
- the LOC113308303 gene encoding uncharacterized protein LOC113308303, yielding MTGKNKGVQKRLLKVNPRAFYMPCACHSLNLALCDMASSCPRAVSFFQVVQHIYNFFSGSTKRWTVFKKHVKGLTVKPLSDTRWESHIEAIKAIRFQAPEIRDALIELQEKLRSLDDSTLRNSCVKLEKYLSYEMEFDINGDELYTELKVLRSFLPNETKKAIDVLSFLTNMGGFYSNASISYRILLTIPVTVASAERSFSKLKLIKSYLRSTMSQERLNGLAMLSIEADMLSSIDYDSIINEFASVNAKRSIFTSITSIVSS